Proteins found in one Brevibacillus brevis genomic segment:
- a CDS encoding class I SAM-dependent methyltransferase produces the protein MKNEEIKQAVQAQFGKNAEQYVQSKTHAKGSDLELMVEWMQPRENWRALDIATGGGHVARTLAPHVSLVVATDLTRPMLMAASAANETALVHNVMYVQADAESLPFLDGSFEIVTCRIAAHHFPDPAAFVREVSRVLSPGGLFLFIDNVSPEESSLSAFINEIEKTRDPSHVRCLSVSEWRGLFEANGMTLQKQQGRKKRFEFLAWVQRTSESSEQEAIVEKLLLNATDEQKEYLGLTTKDGRVMTHQIDEWMVLCQK, from the coding sequence ATGAAGAATGAGGAGATCAAACAGGCTGTACAAGCGCAATTTGGAAAAAATGCTGAGCAATACGTGCAAAGCAAGACGCATGCAAAAGGCAGCGACCTGGAACTGATGGTGGAGTGGATGCAGCCAAGAGAGAACTGGCGGGCACTGGATATCGCCACGGGAGGTGGGCACGTAGCGAGAACATTGGCTCCACATGTGAGCTTGGTCGTCGCCACGGATTTGACTCGTCCGATGCTCATGGCGGCATCTGCGGCCAATGAAACAGCACTTGTCCATAATGTGATGTATGTTCAGGCTGACGCAGAATCTCTCCCGTTTCTCGATGGATCATTTGAGATCGTCACATGCCGAATTGCAGCTCATCATTTTCCCGATCCGGCGGCTTTTGTTCGTGAGGTGAGTCGCGTGCTTTCCCCTGGTGGGTTGTTTCTCTTCATCGACAATGTCTCTCCTGAGGAATCGTCACTCTCGGCATTCATAAATGAAATAGAGAAAACACGCGATCCCAGTCATGTTCGCTGTCTTTCCGTAAGTGAATGGCGAGGTTTGTTTGAAGCGAACGGCATGACTTTGCAAAAGCAGCAGGGACGCAAAAAAAGATTTGAATTTTTAGCATGGGTCCAACGTACCTCCGAATCATCCGAGCAGGAAGCGATCGTGGAAAAACTGCTGCTGAACGCTACAGATGAACAAAAAGAATATCTAGGGCTTACCACAAAGGATGGTAGAGTCATGACCCATCAGATTGACGAATGGATGGTTCTTTGCCAAAAATGA
- a CDS encoding VOC family protein, with amino-acid sequence MTTTTHKWIGLDHVQLAAPAGTEDVARKFFGELLGMPEVPKPAKLLVRGGVWFQCGAQMIHIGVEEGFIPAKKAHPAFLVQNIGSLMEHLQANGVSFRIDEEIPHLIRFFTEDPFGNRLEFMEAKQE; translated from the coding sequence ATGACAACAACAACGCATAAATGGATTGGGCTTGATCATGTGCAATTAGCAGCACCAGCAGGAACAGAGGACGTAGCGCGCAAGTTTTTCGGTGAGCTCTTGGGAATGCCGGAGGTTCCAAAGCCAGCGAAGCTTCTTGTTCGAGGGGGTGTATGGTTTCAATGTGGTGCCCAAATGATTCATATTGGCGTAGAAGAAGGATTCATTCCCGCGAAAAAAGCGCATCCGGCGTTTCTCGTGCAAAACATTGGTTCACTGATGGAGCACCTGCAAGCAAATGGGGTATCGTTTCGGATTGATGAAGAAATCCCGCACCTTATCCGCTTTTTCACAGAGGACCCATTTGGGAACCGATTGGAGTTCATGGAGGCGAAACAGGAATGA
- a CDS encoding class I SAM-dependent methyltransferase, which yields MTIDFHAEKNQLSYTGRTADNSWSQAIQSLVNPVGKNVVDIGCGGGIYTKAWSGLGAASVTGVDFSQVMVEAAREQCADDPKISFAQGDARATGLPSQCADIVFARALIHHFPEQDLQKFFKEVIRLLAPGGICLIQDRTMDDVKMPASPTHFRGYFFTRYPRLLAIEQTRRPDDTTVQDTMKLAGLEQVNKTTLWETRREYNSWSDLEADLLSRKGRSILYELTDGELKDLVHTIHGHVAGQEKWIEQDCWSIWIGSATCGTIKGK from the coding sequence ATGACAATTGATTTTCACGCGGAGAAAAACCAGTTGAGCTATACAGGGAGAACCGCCGACAATTCGTGGAGTCAGGCGATCCAGTCGCTCGTCAATCCCGTGGGAAAAAACGTCGTGGACATCGGTTGTGGTGGTGGAATTTATACCAAGGCTTGGTCTGGGTTAGGAGCTGCTTCTGTCACGGGGGTTGATTTTTCCCAGGTGATGGTTGAAGCGGCGAGAGAGCAATGCGCTGACGATCCGAAGATTTCGTTTGCACAGGGGGATGCACGGGCAACCGGCTTGCCGAGTCAATGTGCGGATATTGTATTCGCTCGCGCCTTGATCCATCATTTCCCGGAGCAAGACTTGCAGAAATTTTTTAAAGAAGTCATTAGGCTATTGGCACCGGGGGGAATTTGCTTAATCCAAGACCGGACGATGGATGATGTCAAAATGCCGGCCTCGCCGACTCATTTTCGCGGTTATTTCTTTACGCGATACCCGCGCTTGCTAGCGATAGAGCAGACACGAAGACCGGATGATACAACGGTGCAGGACACCATGAAGCTCGCGGGGCTTGAGCAGGTGAACAAGACAACGCTATGGGAGACAAGACGAGAATACAATAGCTGGTCTGATTTGGAGGCTGACTTGCTTTCAAGAAAAGGCCGATCCATTCTGTATGAATTAACTGATGGCGAACTGAAAGACCTCGTTCATACCATCCATGGTCACGTAGCCGGGCAAGAAAAATGGATCGAGCAGGATTGCTGGAGTATCTGGATAGGCAGCGCAACTTGTGGCACAATAAAAGGAAAATAA
- a CDS encoding DUF2759 family protein, with the protein MKIVLFDILMFIFTFFIAWGCLNSIRAKNTFAILFGFVSLVVFLFADGLIIYYLAKGA; encoded by the coding sequence ATGAAAATCGTTTTATTTGACATCCTGATGTTTATCTTCACATTCTTTATCGCTTGGGGCTGTTTGAATTCCATCAGAGCGAAAAACACATTTGCAATCTTATTTGGCTTTGTATCTTTGGTGGTTTTCCTGTTCGCAGACGGTTTGATCATTTACTACCTGGCCAAAGGTGCGTAG
- the steA gene encoding putative cytokinetic ring protein SteA, protein MGKRKGSAAHSYTAVVAADLKTKQLCKRLHSHHIAIIDHPDVDEIAAQSLLERGVKVVLNLSAFMTGQYPAEGARQLLTNGITLYEVLDVDVSDSFMEWIEGKYATIREENLYILLEEKWVHVCRLQQVTVPSILKRWHEAHDKLDDTLSSFIDNTLLYASKEKDLFLKPLCHVQLHTKMEQRHVVVVVRGKHYREDLLTLSSYIREYRPVLIGVDGGADALMEAGYRPDLIVGDMDSISDRALQCGAEIVVHAFVNGTAPGTTRVKALGLPYHVLPAPGTSEDVAMLLAYEKEAELIVTIGAHTNMIDFLEKGRKGMASTLLVRTKIGTKLIDAKGVSHLYRPSESWKLWGWCLVAMLLPVSAALVINPIARSAVQMIWTQWRTWTL, encoded by the coding sequence GTGGGCAAACGAAAAGGTTCTGCAGCACATTCATACACGGCTGTTGTAGCGGCTGATCTGAAGACGAAGCAGTTGTGCAAACGTCTCCACTCCCATCATATCGCCATCATTGATCATCCGGACGTTGATGAGATAGCAGCACAGTCCTTGCTGGAAAGAGGGGTAAAAGTCGTCCTCAACCTATCGGCATTCATGACGGGGCAATACCCGGCTGAAGGGGCTCGCCAACTTTTAACAAACGGGATCACACTCTATGAGGTACTGGATGTAGATGTGTCGGATTCATTCATGGAGTGGATCGAGGGCAAGTATGCAACAATCCGTGAAGAAAATCTGTACATCCTTTTGGAAGAAAAGTGGGTCCATGTATGCAGGCTGCAGCAGGTGACGGTTCCCTCCATTTTAAAACGATGGCATGAAGCGCACGATAAGTTGGATGACACACTCTCTTCGTTTATCGACAATACACTTTTGTACGCCAGCAAGGAAAAAGACCTATTTTTAAAACCGCTTTGCCATGTGCAATTACATACAAAAATGGAGCAGCGACATGTCGTTGTCGTCGTTCGCGGGAAACATTACAGAGAGGACTTGCTGACGCTATCTTCCTACATTCGGGAATATCGACCTGTTTTGATCGGGGTCGATGGTGGTGCAGATGCCCTCATGGAAGCAGGATATCGTCCAGATCTGATTGTGGGAGATATGGACAGCATCTCGGACAGAGCGCTCCAATGCGGAGCGGAGATTGTCGTACATGCTTTTGTGAATGGGACAGCACCTGGAACGACTCGCGTAAAAGCTCTCGGTTTGCCTTATCATGTCTTGCCAGCGCCTGGTACGAGCGAAGATGTGGCGATGCTGTTAGCGTACGAAAAGGAGGCTGAACTGATCGTCACGATCGGTGCTCATACCAATATGATTGATTTTCTGGAAAAAGGCCGTAAAGGTATGGCGAGCACGTTATTGGTCCGCACGAAGATCGGGACAAAGCTAATTGATGCCAAAGGAGTCAGTCATCTCTATAGGCCGAGCGAGTCATGGAAGCTGTGGGGTTGGTGCCTAGTCGCTATGCTTCTCCCTGTTTCAGCCGCGCTCGTTATTAATCCAATCGCCCGCAGTGCTGTACAGATGATTTGGACCCAATGGCGGACTTGGACTTTATGA
- a CDS encoding copper transporter produces the protein MIPFRYHLISLAAIFVALGVGILLGGTAGHTWITQGTKGILSNMEAKYDRALKSNHELRQQMNRLLKEVARSNQEVVQLMSIRYVDELAGSKVYVWQEDGNVSEQLTQLMHSVGMDVVSYREGNSWEDGVLLVVARQAPLWLREKQMNSWIQVVEVPDSPAKQWALLEQVQKRLTERKGSREKS, from the coding sequence ATGATACCTTTCCGCTATCATTTGATTTCACTGGCTGCCATATTTGTCGCACTTGGGGTAGGGATCTTGTTAGGAGGGACGGCAGGCCATACATGGATAACACAAGGAACTAAAGGCATCCTTTCCAATATGGAAGCAAAGTACGACCGTGCTCTCAAAAGCAACCATGAGTTAAGGCAGCAAATGAATCGTTTGCTCAAGGAAGTTGCGCGCAGCAACCAAGAAGTTGTCCAGCTCATGAGCATACGCTATGTGGACGAACTTGCAGGAAGCAAGGTGTATGTTTGGCAGGAGGATGGCAACGTTTCTGAACAGCTTACGCAACTGATGCATTCAGTAGGCATGGATGTGGTTTCTTATCGCGAGGGAAACAGTTGGGAAGATGGGGTGCTTTTGGTGGTAGCAAGGCAAGCCCCGCTTTGGCTACGGGAAAAACAGATGAATTCCTGGATACAGGTCGTAGAAGTGCCCGACTCTCCTGCAAAACAATGGGCACTTTTAGAACAAGTGCAAAAGAGATTGACTGAGAGGAAGGGCTCGCGTGAAAAAAGTTAG
- a CDS encoding glycosyltransferase family 2 protein — MKKVSVVIPAFNEQASIGDTLRAIRERFFCDELIVVDDGSKDETAHIASKWADRVIRVPRNQGKGAAVQLGWQYASGDVVMLLDGDLRDSAAEAAQLLTPVLQDVCDMAVAVLPPPKVKAGLGLAKGLAHHGIRMLTGFETKAPLSGQRAIRRELLEQLGSQDRGFGIEVGLTVDALRAGYRVAEVPVFFSHRETKNDWAGFCHRGKEFVAISRTLCWKWWEGQEWKRKS; from the coding sequence GTGAAAAAAGTTAGTGTCGTCATCCCGGCGTTCAACGAACAGGCTTCCATTGGTGATACTCTCCGTGCCATCCGTGAACGCTTTTTTTGTGATGAACTGATCGTCGTTGATGATGGCAGTAAAGATGAGACGGCACACATCGCAAGCAAGTGGGCGGATAGGGTCATTCGAGTGCCGCGCAATCAAGGGAAAGGTGCAGCTGTTCAATTGGGCTGGCAGTACGCCAGTGGGGATGTGGTCATGCTTCTGGACGGTGATTTGCGAGACAGCGCAGCAGAAGCTGCACAGTTGCTTACACCGGTGCTACAAGATGTCTGTGATATGGCGGTAGCTGTTCTGCCACCTCCGAAAGTGAAAGCAGGTCTCGGATTAGCAAAAGGCTTGGCCCATCATGGCATTCGGATGTTGACAGGCTTTGAAACAAAAGCCCCTTTATCGGGACAACGCGCAATACGTCGCGAGCTTCTTGAGCAATTAGGGAGCCAGGATAGAGGATTTGGCATAGAGGTGGGGCTCACTGTCGATGCTTTGCGAGCAGGGTATCGTGTAGCAGAGGTCCCTGTCTTTTTTTCGCATCGTGAAACGAAAAACGATTGGGCAGGCTTCTGTCATCGGGGGAAAGAGTTTGTCGCGATTAGCCGAACGCTATGCTGGAAATGGTGGGAGGGGCAAGAGTGGAAACGAAAATCATGA
- a CDS encoding UDP-N-acetylmuramyl pentapeptide phosphotransferase — translation METKIMIMILVAVVFPLVLDRPLYKVGTQKLKALGMNRFNYDGEPVLTAGGLILVGSSVITGIVLIGLLWLRRVDRELFLHGILFLTGLITMAFWGWRDDCASDRHVKGFRGHFGVLWRERRITSGMWKLIGGTSTAFCLTLALSNTIWAEFVAFGLLALTPNIINLFDLRPGRAIKVFWCLIALAVAFGLLTIGASAEMVNWILLIPIFLASILLFPHDVGGKIMLGDTGSNALGFAAGFFFVIGTPIYVQASMLVLFLCVQIAAEFCSFSRVIEQIGWLRRLDQWGRVTEAENKENQTGSSGLV, via the coding sequence GTGGAAACGAAAATCATGATAATGATACTCGTCGCGGTCGTTTTTCCACTGGTGCTTGACCGTCCCCTGTATAAAGTCGGCACACAAAAGCTCAAAGCGCTTGGAATGAATCGATTCAATTACGATGGAGAGCCGGTATTGACAGCAGGGGGGCTCATCCTCGTAGGTTCGAGCGTTATAACTGGGATAGTTCTAATCGGATTACTTTGGCTCAGAAGGGTCGATCGCGAGCTTTTCCTGCACGGTATTTTATTTCTAACAGGTTTGATTACGATGGCCTTTTGGGGCTGGCGTGATGATTGTGCATCAGATCGGCATGTAAAAGGCTTTCGTGGACATTTCGGTGTGTTATGGCGAGAAAGGCGAATAACCAGCGGCATGTGGAAGTTAATTGGGGGGACAAGCACGGCCTTTTGTCTCACCCTGGCTCTTTCAAACACAATTTGGGCAGAGTTTGTGGCCTTTGGTTTGCTTGCGCTCACACCCAATATCATTAACTTGTTTGATCTGCGGCCAGGACGAGCGATTAAAGTATTTTGGTGCCTGATAGCACTCGCTGTAGCTTTTGGCCTACTGACAATAGGAGCCAGTGCGGAAATGGTCAACTGGATTTTGTTGATTCCTATCTTCCTTGCGAGCATCCTCCTATTTCCCCACGACGTAGGCGGCAAAATCATGCTCGGAGATACAGGCTCGAATGCCTTAGGTTTTGCAGCAGGCTTTTTCTTTGTCATCGGGACACCGATTTATGTGCAGGCGAGTATGCTCGTGCTTTTCTTGTGTGTTCAGATTGCGGCAGAATTTTGCTCGTTTTCCCGCGTTATTGAACAGATTGGTTGGCTTCGTCGACTCGACCAATGGGGGAGAGTTACAGAAGCTGAAAATAAAGAAAACCAGACTGGCTCGTCCGGTTTGGTCTAG
- a CDS encoding DUF2627 domain-containing protein gives MVFQKIIALLIMVIPAAIAMYGIKLIRDAFFYSASPDVGFLWGKLILGILAFAIPVWFIAGFILHHERKKNRVQPRFMVPEPDDED, from the coding sequence TTGGTTTTTCAGAAAATCATTGCACTCTTAATTATGGTAATTCCGGCGGCAATCGCCATGTACGGAATCAAATTAATCCGTGACGCATTCTTCTATTCTGCCTCTCCAGACGTTGGATTTTTATGGGGAAAACTCATTCTAGGTATACTGGCTTTCGCCATCCCTGTATGGTTTATTGCCGGATTTATTCTTCATCACGAACGCAAAAAAAATCGCGTACAGCCCCGTTTCATGGTTCCTGAACCTGATGACGAGGACTAG
- a CDS encoding sigma 54-interacting transcriptional regulator translates to MHKLLIVGAGRGGTALLRMLNQMDRLQVVAVVDQRPDAPGILLAQSLGIPVDQDYRPYLDEDLDVILEATGDLGEYEHLRQLKKDKTVLIPGTFTRIVMKLIRERDKLIAVLMQNQRERETMLNSTHDAIIGVNRQGIITLFNKAAERLMGIEASEVLDTKVSERIPNTRLHIVLTTGSPELNQEQVLPNQTRIITNRVPVRNDRGEVVGAVAIFRDITEIMALAEEVTNLKDLQSMLQAIIQSSDEAISVVDQYGNGLLINPAYTRLTGFSQEDIIGKPATVDISEGDSMHMQVLKTKKAVRGVPMKLGPKRKDVVVNVAPVVVDGELKGSVGVIHDVSEFKRLSEELEKARRIIRNLEAKYSFADIIGYSESMQQAIEQAKKAASTPATVLLRGESGTGKELFAHAIHNASERKYNQFIRVNCAAISESLLESELFGYEEGAFTGARRGGKRGLFEEASGGTIFLDEIGELSMSMQVMLLRVLQEREVVRVGGTKPINIDVRVIAATHVNLEAAIGAGRFREDLYYRLHVVPIHIPPLRQRLEDIKPIAMHLLRKANLEYGRNVEELHEETWQMLLSYHWPGNVRELENVLGRAMIHMRINERIIMPEHLPPLERRIVSTKKEEAQHEGSTGTTLKEAVEKAERQHILRELAAAKGNRTLAAKRLGIAIRSLYYKMEKLGIMDVQEE, encoded by the coding sequence ATGCACAAGCTGCTCATCGTTGGTGCGGGACGTGGTGGAACAGCACTCCTGCGGATGCTAAATCAGATGGACCGATTACAAGTTGTTGCTGTCGTCGATCAAAGGCCGGACGCCCCAGGCATACTGCTTGCCCAATCATTGGGGATTCCCGTCGATCAGGATTATCGGCCTTATTTGGATGAGGATCTGGATGTCATTCTAGAAGCTACAGGGGACCTGGGGGAGTATGAGCACCTCAGGCAATTAAAAAAAGACAAGACAGTGCTCATCCCAGGAACGTTTACAAGAATCGTCATGAAATTGATTCGCGAACGCGATAAGCTGATTGCCGTTTTGATGCAAAATCAGCGAGAGCGGGAAACGATGTTGAATTCTACACATGACGCGATCATCGGGGTCAATCGCCAAGGAATTATTACATTGTTCAACAAAGCTGCAGAGCGATTGATGGGCATCGAGGCGAGTGAAGTGCTGGATACAAAAGTTTCAGAGCGTATACCGAACACTCGGTTACATATTGTATTAACGACAGGCTCTCCCGAATTGAATCAGGAGCAAGTCTTGCCGAATCAGACGCGCATTATTACAAACCGCGTGCCCGTTCGCAATGATCGAGGAGAAGTTGTCGGAGCTGTTGCCATTTTCCGTGATATTACAGAAATCATGGCGTTGGCAGAAGAAGTGACGAACTTGAAAGATTTGCAGAGCATGCTGCAAGCGATTATTCAATCATCGGACGAAGCAATATCAGTCGTTGACCAATACGGGAATGGGCTTTTGATCAACCCGGCCTACACAAGGCTTACGGGTTTTTCGCAAGAAGACATTATCGGGAAACCAGCGACGGTAGATATTTCCGAAGGCGACAGTATGCACATGCAAGTCCTGAAAACGAAGAAGGCAGTGAGAGGCGTCCCTATGAAACTGGGACCAAAGCGCAAGGACGTCGTGGTCAATGTTGCGCCGGTTGTGGTCGATGGGGAGCTGAAAGGCAGCGTAGGCGTCATTCACGATGTCTCCGAATTCAAGCGTCTGTCAGAAGAGCTGGAGAAAGCTCGTCGCATCATCCGCAATCTGGAGGCAAAATATAGCTTTGCAGACATCATCGGCTATAGCGAGTCCATGCAGCAGGCGATCGAGCAAGCCAAAAAAGCGGCGTCAACACCAGCAACTGTCCTTCTCCGCGGGGAATCGGGAACGGGGAAAGAACTGTTTGCCCACGCCATACATAATGCAAGTGAACGAAAATACAACCAATTCATCCGGGTTAATTGTGCAGCGATCTCAGAGAGCCTCTTGGAGAGTGAGCTTTTCGGGTATGAGGAAGGCGCGTTTACAGGTGCGCGTCGAGGAGGGAAGCGGGGGCTTTTTGAGGAAGCGAGCGGTGGAACCATCTTTTTGGACGAGATCGGCGAGCTGTCCATGAGCATGCAGGTCATGCTTTTGCGCGTCCTGCAGGAGCGAGAGGTTGTGCGTGTCGGTGGAACGAAGCCGATCAACATCGATGTTCGCGTCATTGCGGCTACCCATGTGAATCTGGAGGCAGCGATCGGAGCGGGACGTTTCCGTGAAGACCTGTACTATCGTCTCCACGTCGTACCGATTCATATCCCTCCACTCAGACAGCGCTTGGAAGATATTAAGCCGATTGCTATGCACCTGCTACGAAAAGCCAATCTGGAATACGGAAGAAATGTAGAAGAGCTGCATGAAGAAACATGGCAGATGCTTCTGTCCTACCACTGGCCAGGCAATGTACGCGAGCTAGAGAATGTACTGGGCAGAGCGATGATTCATATGCGGATCAACGAGCGAATCATTATGCCGGAGCATTTACCCCCATTGGAAAGAAGAATCGTTTCGACCAAAAAGGAAGAGGCCCAGCATGAGGGTTCCACTGGCACTACGTTAAAAGAAGCGGTGGAAAAGGCCGAACGTCAGCACATATTGCGGGAACTGGCGGCAGCCAAAGGCAATCGCACTCTTGCAGCCAAGCGCCTCGGAATCGCGATTCGCAGTTTGTACTACAAGATGGAAAAATTGGGCATCATGGATGTGCAGGAAGAGTAA
- a CDS encoding Glu/Leu/Phe/Val dehydrogenase dimerization domain-containing protein, translating into MNIFDYMQKYDYEQLVFCQDENSGLKAIICIHDTTLGPALGGTRMWPYKTEEEAIVDVLRLGRGMTYKNAAAGLNIGGGKAVIIGDPREHKSEELFRAFGRYIQGLNGRYITAEDVGTTVADMDMIHLETDFVTGVSPAFGSSGNPSPVTAYGVYRGMKAAAKLAFGSDSLSGRVIAVQGVGNVAYNLCRHLHEEGAHLIVTDINQENVDRAVNDFGAKAVGVNEIFGVECDIFSPCALGAIINDDTIPLFKAKVIAGAANNQLKEERHGDQIHEMGLIYAPDYVINAGGVINVADELQGYNRERALKKVETIYDSILKIYEIAERDGMASYKAADRMAEERIASVARSRNTFLQNGKTVYKR; encoded by the coding sequence GTGAACATCTTTGACTACATGCAAAAGTACGATTACGAGCAATTGGTATTTTGCCAAGACGAAAATTCCGGTTTGAAAGCAATCATTTGCATTCATGATACGACATTAGGACCAGCACTCGGCGGTACGCGCATGTGGCCGTATAAAACAGAAGAAGAGGCGATTGTGGACGTACTGCGTCTCGGTCGTGGGATGACTTACAAAAACGCAGCAGCAGGACTGAACATCGGTGGTGGTAAAGCAGTCATCATCGGTGATCCGCGCGAGCATAAGAGCGAAGAGCTGTTCCGTGCTTTCGGTCGCTATATTCAAGGGCTGAATGGCCGTTACATCACAGCTGAGGATGTAGGAACAACGGTAGCAGACATGGATATGATCCACTTGGAAACAGACTTTGTCACAGGTGTTTCTCCTGCATTCGGTTCCAGTGGCAATCCATCCCCTGTCACAGCTTACGGTGTCTACCGTGGAATGAAAGCTGCTGCAAAATTGGCGTTTGGTTCCGACTCTCTCTCCGGACGAGTGATTGCTGTACAAGGTGTAGGAAACGTAGCGTACAATCTGTGCCGCCATCTGCATGAAGAAGGCGCGCATTTGATCGTAACGGATATCAATCAAGAAAACGTAGATCGCGCAGTGAATGATTTCGGTGCGAAAGCTGTTGGTGTTAACGAGATCTTTGGCGTAGAGTGCGATATCTTTTCTCCTTGCGCATTGGGTGCGATCATCAACGATGACACCATTCCACTCTTCAAAGCAAAAGTGATTGCAGGGGCAGCTAACAACCAGCTGAAAGAAGAGAGACACGGCGACCAAATTCACGAAATGGGTCTGATCTACGCGCCTGACTACGTGATCAATGCTGGTGGTGTAATCAACGTGGCAGATGAGCTGCAAGGCTACAACCGCGAGCGTGCACTGAAAAAAGTAGAAACAATCTATGACAGCATCCTGAAAATTTACGAAATCGCTGAACGTGATGGCATGGCTTCCTACAAAGCTGCTGACCGCATGGCGGAAGAGCGCATTGCAAGTGTTGCCAGATCACGTAATACTTTCCTGCAAAACGGCAAGACTGTTTACAAGCGCTAA
- the lpdA gene encoding dihydrolipoyl dehydrogenase: MSQEFDLVVLGGGTGGYVAAIRASQLGMKVAIVEKEKLGGTCLHRGCIPSKALLRSAEVFSTLKEADKYGVSAGAVGYDFTKIQERKQGIIDQLHKGIQYLMKKGSITVFEGFGRVMGPSIFSPQAGAVRIEKENGDQEMIVPRFLLLATGSRPRTLPGLVIDGSYVVTSDEALQWEQLPASVVIVGGGVIGIEWASMLNDFGVEVTVVEYADRILPFEDEEVSKELARLLKKRKVNIVTGAKVLPESLEKGEGKVSIQAEVKDGVQTFEAEKVLVSVGRQANVENIGLEATEIKVERGVVVVNEYFQTAESHIYAIGDVIGGLQLAHVASHEGILAVEHMAGQNPHPMDYTKVPKCTYSRPEVANVGLTEKEAKEQGYDVKIGKFSFKPLGKALIHGENDGFVKLVVDAKTNDLLGVHMIGTHVTDMISEAGLARVLDATPWEIGQTIHPHPSLSEAIMEAAQAVDGKAIHN, encoded by the coding sequence GTGTCTCAAGAGTTTGATCTAGTCGTCCTCGGGGGAGGTACCGGCGGTTATGTAGCGGCAATCCGCGCTTCCCAATTGGGAATGAAGGTAGCAATCGTGGAAAAAGAAAAGCTCGGTGGTACTTGCTTACACCGTGGTTGCATCCCATCCAAAGCGCTATTGCGCAGTGCAGAAGTATTCTCCACCCTGAAGGAAGCTGACAAATACGGAGTCTCGGCAGGTGCTGTAGGCTATGACTTCACCAAAATACAAGAGCGAAAGCAAGGCATTATCGACCAACTTCACAAAGGGATTCAATACTTGATGAAAAAAGGCAGCATTACTGTCTTTGAAGGCTTTGGAAGAGTCATGGGGCCTTCCATTTTTTCTCCGCAGGCAGGTGCTGTACGCATTGAAAAGGAAAACGGGGACCAAGAAATGATCGTTCCACGATTCCTTTTGCTGGCAACAGGTTCCCGTCCACGCACACTCCCGGGTTTGGTCATCGACGGATCCTATGTGGTAACAAGCGATGAAGCATTGCAGTGGGAGCAATTGCCTGCTTCTGTTGTCATCGTGGGTGGAGGTGTCATCGGGATTGAGTGGGCTTCCATGCTCAATGATTTCGGTGTGGAAGTAACTGTTGTGGAGTACGCCGACCGTATTTTGCCGTTTGAGGATGAAGAAGTGAGCAAGGAATTGGCTCGCCTGTTGAAAAAGCGGAAAGTCAACATCGTGACGGGAGCAAAGGTACTGCCTGAATCGTTGGAAAAAGGGGAAGGCAAAGTCTCTATTCAAGCGGAAGTCAAGGATGGAGTCCAAACCTTTGAAGCCGAAAAGGTACTCGTATCAGTAGGACGCCAAGCGAACGTAGAAAACATCGGTTTGGAAGCAACAGAAATCAAAGTCGAGCGCGGCGTAGTCGTAGTTAATGAATACTTCCAGACAGCAGAGTCTCATATTTATGCGATTGGAGACGTTATTGGCGGTCTGCAATTGGCGCATGTTGCTTCGCATGAAGGAATACTCGCGGTAGAGCACATGGCTGGACAAAACCCGCACCCGATGGATTACACCAAGGTTCCGAAATGTACGTATAGCCGACCTGAAGTCGCAAATGTCGGACTCACTGAAAAAGAAGCAAAAGAACAAGGCTACGATGTGAAAATCGGCAAGTTCAGCTTTAAGCCACTAGGCAAAGCACTAATCCACGGTGAGAATGACGGCTTTGTGAAGTTGGTCGTTGATGCCAAGACCAATGATTTGTTAGGGGTTCACATGATCGGTACACATGTGACAGATATGATTTCCGAAGCGGGCCTGGCCCGTGTGCTGGATGCGACTCCGTGGGAGATCGGTCAGACGATTCACCCGCATCCATCCTTATCCGAAGCAATCATGGAGGCAGCTCAGGCTGTCGACGGAAAAGCGATACACAATTAG